CGAGACGCTGTCCAGGATGACGGCGAACGATCCTGCGGCGAAGGCCGCCAAGGAGGCGATGGCCAAGGCCTCCGGCACCGATCTCGCCGGTTTCGACAGCCAGCTCTCGACCACTAAACTGTTCGACAAGGCAACCGACGCCGAAGCCTTCACACGCAGCAAGACTGTCGGGGCGACGATGGATCGGGTCCGCAAGTTCCTGTTCGAGAAGGACCTGCTCGGCAAGGGCGCGAAATCCGCCGACGCCGTCGGCATCGAACTCGCAGACAAGTCGGTGCTCGGCGACAAGTCCAACGTCAAGCTGCGCTTCGACCCGACCTTTATGGACGAAGCCGCCAAAGGGAAGCTTTGAGGGCAAACTCTGACGCCAAGCCTTGACGCGCCCAGCGCCATTCTCGAGCAGGAGCCGGACATGCGACTTGTGAACATACGGCCGGGACGGCAGACGCGATTCTATCTGCTCGCGCTGCCGTTCCTGTTGGTCGCAATCGCCTACTTCGCCGGCTCCAGCGCGCGGCTCGCGCAAAACCCGAACGACAAGCTGCTGCCGGCGCTGCCGAGCATGGTGCAGGCCGTCAAGCAGATGGCGTTCGAGGTCGATCCGCGCACCGGCAGCTACCTCATGCTGTCCGACACGGTCGCGAGCCTCGGGCGGCTGGGGGCGGCGCTCGCGATCTCGACGGTGGCGGCGCTCGTGCTCGGCATCGTGATCGGGCTGTTGCCGGGCGCCAACGCCTTGCTCGGGCCGTTCGTGTCGGTGACGTCGATGGTGCCGCCGCTGGCGCTGCTGCCGATCCTGTTCATCGTAATGGGGCTCGGGGAGAACTCCAAGATCGCGCTGATCGTGATCGGCACGCTGCCCTGCATGATCCGCGATCTCGCCATGAAGGTGCAGGAGCTGCCGCGCGAGCAGATCGTCAAGGCGCAGACGCTCGGCGCCTCGACCTGGCAGATCGCGCTGCGCGTCGCAATGCCGCAAACCCTGCCGCGGCTGATCGACGTGCTGCGGCTGCAGCTCGGACCGGCGTGGCTGTTCCTGATCGCGGCCGAGGCGATCGCCTCCGACTCCGGGCTCGGCTACCGGATCTTCCTGGTGCGGCGCTATCTCGCGATGGACGTGATCATCCCCTACGTCGCCTGGATCACGCTCTTAGCGTTCCTGATCGATGTCGGCTTGCGCGTCATGCAGCGCAGGCTGTTTCCCTGGTTTGCCTCGGTGAGGGCGGAATGAGCGCGATCCGGTTCGACGATGTCTGGAAGGAATACGGCGATCACATCGTGCTGGAGCGCATCACGATGGAGGTCGAGCCGCGCGCCTTCATTGCGCTGGTCGGCCCGTCCGGCTGCGGCAAGACCACGCTGCTTCGCATGCTGCTCGGCGAGGAGCAGCCGAGCCGCGGGCAGATCCTGGTCGACGGTAAGCCGCTGCCCGCCGAGCCGGATGCCGACCGCGGCGTGGTGTTCCAGCGCTACTCGGTGTTTCCGCATCTGACCGTGCTGCAGAACGTCATGCTCGGCCGCGAACTGCGCGACGCCAGATTCACGGCCCGGCTGTTCGGCGCCGCCCGGCGCGCAGCTACCGACGATGCCATGAAGCTGCTCGCCGAGGTCGGGCTCGCCGGCCAGGAGGGCAAATATCCATCCGCGCTGTCGGGCGGCATGCAGCAGCGCCTCGCGCTGGCGCAGGCGATCATGCGCGAGCCAAAAATCCTGCTGCTCGACGAGCCGTTCGGCGCGCTCGATCCGGGCATCCGCGCCGACATCCATCTGCTCATGAAGCGGCTGTGGAACGAGACCCATCTGACCGTGGTGATGGTCACGCATGACCTCAGCGAGGCCTTCGGGCTCGCAACGCGTGTGATCGCGCTGGAGCGGCAGCGCAACCGGCCCGAGGAACGCGAGCGCTACGGCGCCACGGTGTCGCGCGACCTCGAAATATTCCCACGCCGCAGCGCCGAGCTGCGGTCATCAGTTCAACCAGCTCCGATCGGGACGACCCGGTCAGGCAAGGAGCATCAGCCGGGACGGCCCGGCGCTCTCGTCTTGAAGGAGCAACCATGATCCTCACAGAGGAACAGAAGGCCGAGATCGCGGCGCATACCCGACGTTACAACGAGCTGAAGGCGGCAGGGCAAGAGCATGCGCCGCGCGCGCTGCCTCAGCCGACCTCGCGCGACGCCGCGCCGATCGCTGCCGATGCAATCATCCATCGCGAAGTGATTCCGGCCGGCTGGTACTGGACCACGCGGCTGAATCGCGGCGAGGCGCTGCGCATCGTCAATAGCTCGGGGACATCGACCGTCAGCCTGCTCGCCTGGAATGCCGCCGATCCGACCGAGCGGCTCAACCACGCCGACACCATCAAGGTGCAATGGGCGGCGCGCCTCCAGAAAGGGCGTGTGCTGCTGTCGGACATGGGGCGGGCGCTGCTCGGCATCACCGAGGACACCAGCGCCGCGCATGACGCCGTGGTCGGCGGCTCGAGCGCGGCGACCAACCTGGCGAAATACGGTGACGGCGACTTTCGCAATACGCGCGACAATTTCATCCTGGCTGCCGCCAAGCTCGGGCTCGATCGCCGCGACGTCCATCCCTGCGTCAGTTTCTTTGCACCGGTCGCCATCGATGAGGACGGCAGGTTTGTCTGGTCTGGTGCGCGCCGGCACAAGGGCGATTTCGTCGACTTGCGCGCGGAGATGGACCTGCTGATTGCGTTGTCGAACTGTCCGCATCCGCTCGATCCGGCGGAAAGCTATCCGCGGACAAGCGTGGAAGTGGTGCGCTATCGCGCAGCCAAGCTCTCGGCCGACGATTTGTGCCGCACCGCGACGGCCGAGGCGATCCGCGCCTATCAGAACAATGCGCTGTATTTCGGCGAGATGAGCGAAGGAGCCGTGCGATGACCACGCAACCGGCTCAAACCCGCGGCCGCATCGTTCTCGATGTCGAAATTCCTGCGCGCAAGCCATGGTCGGCGATCATCCGCAAAGGGCAGACGCTGCGGATCGCCGATACCCATGGCCAGCAGGCGGTCGACACGCTGTTCTATCGCGCCGACGACTACCAGGAGCGCTACAGCGGGCAGGATACATTGCGCGCGCAAGGCTCGGCCTATGTCGGGCTCGGCACCAGGATCATGTCCAATGAGGGCCGCGTGATGCTGCGTGTGACGGCCGACAGCTGCGGCCTGCACGATACCTCGGCCGGCGCCTGCTCTTGCGAGAGCAACACCGTGCGGTTTGGACATCAGACCCGCTACCAGCACGCCTGCCGCGAGAACTTTGTGATCGAGGCCGCGAAATACGGCATGTCGAAGCGCGACATCGTGCCGAATTTGAACTTCTTCATGAACGTGCCGATCGATGCCGCCGGCAATTTCACCGTGGTCGACGGCGTCTCCAAGCCCGGCGACGCCATCGAGCTGGTTGCCGAGATGGACGTGCTGTGCCTGATCTCGAACTGCCCGCAGATCAACAATCCCTGCAACGGTTTCTTCCCGACGCCGGTTCAGGTCACGATCTTCGACGTCGCGATCTTCGAGCCGGAGGCGTGAGGCATGTTCAGCAAGGTCCTGATTGCCAACCGCGGCGAGATCGCCGGGCGGATCGGCAGAACATTGCGTCGCATGGGCATCTCTTCGGTCGCGGTCTATTCCGACGCCGACCGCTTCACGCGGCCGGTGCTCGACGCCGACGAGGCGGTGCGCATCGGCCCGGCGCCCGCCGCCGAGAGCTATCTCAACGTCGATGCGATCATGGCGGCGTGCCTTGCGACCGGCGCGCAGGCGGTGCATCCCGGCTACGGCTTCCTGTCGGAGACCCGCCGCTTTGCCGAGCGGCTCGCCGAACACGGCATCAGATTCATTGGGCCGCGGCCGGAGCATCTCGACGCCTTCGGCCTCAAGCACCGCGCACGCGAGATCGCCGAGCGTAGCGGCGTGCCGCTGCTGCCCGGCTCCGGCCTGCTGGAGACCATCGACGAGGCGGTGCGCGAGGCCGAGAGGATCGGCTTTCCGGTGATGCTGAAGAGCACGGCGGGCGGCGGCGGCATCGGCATGCAGCTCTGCCACGACATGGCGACGCTGCGCGAGCGGTTCGAATCCGTGCAGCGGACGGCACGGGCAAGCTTCGGCGACGCCCGGGTGTATCTCGAGCGGTTCGTCGCGCGCGCGCGCCACATCGAGGTGCAGATCTTCGGCAACGGCAAGGGCGAGGTGATCGCGCTCGGCGAGCGCGACTGCTCGCTGCAGCGGCGCAACCAGAAGGTCTTTGAGGAGACGCCGGCGCCTGGGCTCTCCGCCGGCATCAGGTCGCGGCTGCACGCGGCCGCGGTGTCGCTCGGCAAGGCGGTGGCTTACGAATCCGCCGGCACGGTGGAGTTCATCTACGACGTCGAGCGCGAGGACTTTTACTTTCTTGAGGTGAACACCCGTCTCCAGGTCGAGCATCCCGTCACCGAACAAGTCACCGGCGTTGACCTCGTCGAATGGATGATCCGGCAGGCGGCCGGCGAGGACGTGCTTGGCCACGCGGGCGCGATCGCACCAAAGGGCGCGGCGATCGAGGTGCGGCTTTATGCCGAGAACCCGGGCGCCGGCTTTCGCCCGAGCGCGGGCCGGCTGACGCAGGTCAGCTTTTCGGGCGATGCGCGGATCGACGGCTGGATCGAGACCGGCACCGAGGTGTCGCCGTTCTACGATCCGATGCTGGCCAAGATCATCGTGTCAGCCGAGACGCGCGAGGCCGCAATCGCAAAGCTGACGCAGGCGTTGGATGACACGGTCGTCGCCGGCATCGAAGCCAATCTCGACTATCTGCGTGCGATCGCTGTGTCCGACGTGTTCCGCAGCGGGCAGGTCGCGACCAGCGTGCTCGGCGCGTTCGCCTATCGTCCCCGCACCATCGACGTCGTCGCACCCGGCGCGCAAAGCGGGGTGCAGGAACTGCCCGGCCGCTTGCATCTCTGGCATGTCGGCGTGCCGCCGAGCGGGCCGATGGACGAGCGGTCGTTCCGCCTCGCCAACCGCGTGGTGGGAAATCCGGAAGTGACGACTGCGCTGGAGCTGACCGTCAACGGACCGACCTTGCGCTTCAACACCGATGCGATCGTCGCGTTCTCGGGCGCGCGCATGAAGGCATCGCTCGACGGCGCTGAAGTCGCTTATGACGAGCCGGTCAAGATACGCGCAGGCCAGACGCTCGTGATCGGCAGCATCAAGGGCCCAGGCCAGCGCACGTATCTCGCCGTGCGTGGCGGCATCGACGTGCCCGAGATTCTCGGCTCGCGGGCGGTGTTCGCGCTCGGTGCGTTCGGTGGCCATGCGACGGGATCGCTGAAGGCCGGCGACGTGTTGCATATCGGCGCGAAGACGCAAGGCCTTGCGGCGCCGCGGCGTGCTACGGAGGACGAGCGGCCACAGCTCACATCGGCGTGGCAGATCGGCGTCGTCTATGGCCCGCACGGCGCGCCGGATTTCTTCCTCGACGACGACATCGAGGCGCTGTTCGCGTCGAGCTACGAGGTGCACTTCAACAGCGCCCGCACCGGCGTGCGGCTGATCGGGCCGAAGCCGCGCTGGGCCCGTGCCGATGGCGGCGAGGCCGGGCTGCATCCGTCGAACATCCACGACAACGCCTATGCGGTCGGCTCGATCGACTTCACCGGCGACATGCCGATCATCCTCGGCCCCGACGGACCGAGCCTCGGCGGCTTCGTCTGCCCGGCGGTCGTCGCGCGCGACGAGCTCTGGAAGGTCGGCCAGCTCCGGCCCGGCGACACCGTCCGCTTCGTGCCGGTGAAGCGCGACGATCCGGTGGCCGGCCCCACGGTGCTGCGCGCGCCCGAGCTTGGCGCGGCCATCGTCGGCCGCAACGACGACGGCCCTATCCCGGTGGTTTACCGCCGCGCCGGCGACGACAATCTCCTGGTCGAGTACGGCCCGATGGAGCTCGACATCGCGCTGCGGCTGCGCGTGCACGTGCTGGCGCAGGCACTCGAGGACGCCAAGCTCGGCGGCCTGATCGACCTCACGCCCGGCATCCGCTCGCTGCAGATTCATTATGACGGCACGGCGCTTTCGCGAACGAGGCTGCTCGATGTGCTCAGGCGGATCGAGCGCGAACTGCCTGACGTCGATGCGATGCGGGTGCCGAGCCGCACCGTGCATCTGCCGCTGTCGTGGCGCGATCCGCAGGCGGAGCTCGCAATGCGCAAGTATCAGGAGCTGGTGCGCGCGGATGCGCCATGGTGTCCGTCGAATGTCGAGTTCATTCGGCGCATCAACGGGCTCGGCAGCGAGGAGGACGTCCGCCGCATCGTGTTCGATGCGGATTACTTCGTGCTCGGCCTCGGCGACGTCTATCTCGGCGCGCCGGTCGCGACCCCGCTCGATCCGCGGCATCGCCTCGTGACCACCAAATACAACCCGGCGCGGACCTGGACGCCGGAGAACGCGGTCGGCATCGGCGGCGCCTATATGTGCATCTACGGCATGGAAGGGCCGGGCGGCTACCAGCTGTTCGGCCGCACCATCCAGGTCTGGAACACCTGGCGCACCACGCGGGTGTTCGAGCCCGGCCATCCCTGGCTGCTGCGGTTCTTCGACAAGATCCGCTTCTTCCCTGTTGACGCCGACGAACTGCTGGATGCCCGCGCCGCATTCCCGCACGGCCAATACGACATCAGGATCGAAGAGGGCGAATTCTCCTACGCCGACTACGCGAAGTCGCTGGCCGTTGCTCGGCCGTCGATTGCGGCGTTCAAGGCGACCCAGCAGGCCGCGTTCGATGCCGAGCGCCAGCGCTGGCGCGCGATGAAGCTCGACGAGACGCCGGCGGAATCGATCGATGCAGGCGTTGCTGCGACGGGCATTCCCGATGGACAGGTCGGCGCGTTCTCGGAAGTGCCGGGCAACATCTGGAAGATCCTGGTCGAGGAAGGCGCCAACGTTGCGGCCGGCGATGTGCTTGCGATCATCGAGTCGATGAAGATGGAAATCAGCGTGCACGCGCCGAGCGCGGGCAAGATTGCGTCGGTGCCGGTGAAGCCGGGGCAGACGCTGCGTGCGGGCGATGTCGTGGCGTTGATCCGGCCGGAGTAGATTCGGCCGCGTCACGAGTTTTCCGCGGCGATCTCTGCTCCCGTCATTGCGCTACGGGGGACGATCGGACGGAAGCCGACAGCGCCACGCCTCGCTGGCAAGGAGGCGGCGCTGTCGCTCGGCGGCGGCAGGCCATCCGGAGCGTATCACGCTGAGGACCGCAGCGTCGGCGGATGGTCCTTGATCGCAGGCGAAATAGGCGCGAAGCCGCCCTTCGCAGCGGAAGCCGAGGCCGGTGTAGAGCTCGAGCGTACGCCGCAGCCGCCAATCCAGATGCACCTCGGCGCGCTCGACGGCGAGCACCTCGAACGCATACCGCGTCATGAGATGCGCGACGTGGCTCATGAGCAGCGCCTCGTCCAATCGCCCGCTGCTCCAGATCGGCGCAAGCGTCGCCCGCTTCTCGTCCGGCTCGAGCGCCGCGACAGCGGTCAGGCCAATGATCTCGCCTGACCCGGCGTCCTCGATCGCGAACGCGGCCGTGTCGTTCGCGCAGCTCAGCGTGGCTGCCACGCGCGCGGCCACCGCCTGGCCGGAGCCGCAGCGATCGAGCGGCCGAAGCGTGCCGGAGTCCCCGAGCGGCTTCACCCGCGAGATCGCGGAGCCGCGGATCCTGGTCAGCAGGATGCGGTCGGTGGCCAGGGCGGCATGGCTGTCTGCGAATTGCATGCCCTATTGACGCATCGAACCAACATGCCGTCAAATGACTGGAATGGCAGTTCATATGCGGATTGGTCATGTCCCTGAATCCGAGACACGTCGACCTGTTTCGCGAGGTCGTGCGTCACAACGGAATCACCAAGGCGGCGCTGAGCCTGCGGATCGGGCAGCCCTTCGTCAGTCGCGCCATCGCGCGGCTGGAGCGCGAGATCGGCTTCGCGCTGTTCGAACGCGGGCGCGGCGGCGTCACCTTGACGCCGGAAGGCGAGATATTCCTGCATGAGGTGAAGCGCAACCAGGCCGGGCTGGAGTATCTGGCGCGTGCGGCGCGCGGCATTCGCGCGCGGGGCAGCGGAACGCTGAGGATCGCCTGCCTTCCGGCATTCACCTACTCGTTGATGCCGCGGATCGTCAGCGCCTTCTCCAGGAAGAACCCCGGCATCATGCTGTCGGTCGCCGTGCATAGCCCTGAACGGGTCTGGAGCCTGGTTGCTGCGGGCCAGTGCGATGTCGGGCTGGCGCGACCCCAATCGGGTTTTGCGGCGGTCGACGACGAATTGCTGATGACGACCGACGCCATCTGCGTGCTGCCGCGTCAGCACCGGCTGAAGTCCAAGCGATTGATCAGGCCAAAAGACCTGCACGGCGAGGCGATGATTGCGCCGGCGCCGGGCGCGCCGCATCGTACGCGCCTCGAACGCGCTTTCGAGGACGCCGGGGCCGAGGTCAGAACGGTGGCGGAGATTCAGTACAGCATGCAGCGTTGCGCCCTGGTTGCGCAGGGGCTGGGCTTCTCGATCGTCGATCCCGTCGTGGCGCGGGATTTTGCCAGCGCCCGGATCGTGCTCAAGCCGTTCACGCCGCGGTTGGAGCTCACCACCGTGCTGCTGTTTCCGTCGCAACGGCCGCGCAGCCGTCTTGCGCTCGAATTCTGCGACCTGGTTCGCGCCGAGACCGCGGAATACAGGAAGCCCGCCCGCGCGCCGGCCTGACCCGATGCGTACCGCCTCGCTCGGATGTGGTGTTGTCCCGCGACCAGCCGCCGTTGGTCACGCGCGGGGAACCCCGCCTCACACCTCGAGCCACTCCTCGCGGACGGCGGCGTTCGCCTTGAGCTGGTCGGGGGTGCCTTCGAACACGACGCGGCCGTGGCCCATGATGTAGACGCGGTTCGAGATCTTCATCGCGATCGAGAGCTTCTGTTCGACCAAGAGGATGGCGACGCCGGCTTTCGCGATCCGTGCGATCAGCTCGCCGACCTGCTGCACGATCAACGGCGCGAGGCCCTCGGTCGGCTCGTCGATCATCATCAATTCGGGATCGCCGAGCAGGGTGCGGCAAGTGGTCAGCATCTGCTTCTCGCCGCCCGACAGCACGCCGGCCGGCGTGTCGGCGCGGCGGGCGAGATTGGGGAACATGTCGAGCATCTCCTGCAGCCGCCATTTGCCGGGGCGCCGCGGGTCCTTGATGCCGAGGATCAGGTTCTGGCGCACCGTCAGGCTCGGGAAGATGTCGCGATGCTCCGGCACATAGCCGAGCCCGAGGCGGGCGATCTTGTGGCTCGGCAGGCCCACGATGTCCTTGCCCTTGAAGCGGATGGTGCCCTGCGGCGGCACCTCGCCCATGATCGCCTTGACGGTCGTCGAGCGGCCGACGCCGTTGCGCCCGAGCAGGCTCACGACCTCGCCGGCGGCGATGTCGAGATTGACACCCTGCAGGATGTGGCTCTTGCCGTAATAGGCGTGGAGATTCCTGACCTCGAGCATCAGTCGACCTCCTCGCCGAGATAGGCTTCCTTGACCTTCGGATTGCCGCGGATTTCCTCAGGAGTTCCGGAAGCGATGATGTGGCCGTAGACCAAGACCGAGATGCGGTCGGCGAGGCCGAACACCACGCTCATGTCGTGCTCGACGATGACGAGCGTGCGGCCTTCGGTGAGGCGGCGGATCAACGCGACGGCGCGCTCGGTCTCGGCGTGGCTCATGCCCGCGGTCGGCTCGTCCAGCATGATGACGTTGGCGCCGCCCGCGATCGTGATGCCGATCTCGAGCTCGCGCTGCTCGGCATAGGTGAGCAGGCCCGCCGGCACGTCGCGGCGATGACTGAGGTGGATGTCGTCGAGAATCTGCGCGGTGCGCTGCTTCACCTCGGGCAGGGCGTCGACGTTCTTCCAGAACGCGTAGCGGTGCCCGGTCGCCCACAGCACGGCGCAGCGGACGTTCTCCCACACCGTCATGCGGGCGAACACGTTGGTGACCTGGAACGAGCGCGACAGCCCGCGCCGATTGATCTCGAACGGCCGCAAGCCGGAGGTGACCTCGCCGTTCAGGCGGATCTCGCCCGAGGTCGGCTTGATGTGGCCAGAGATCAGGTTGAACGTCGTCGACTTGCCGGCGCCGTTCGGGCCGATGATGGCGTGACGCTCGCCCTTGGCAACGCTCAGGTTCAGGTCGCGGATGATCTGGACATTGCCGAAGCTTTTCTCGACGGCGTTGACTTGGATGGCAGCGGTCATGCCAGATACCCCCGATCACGGGCCACTGTCGCGGCGCGATCCCAGGCTTCGGCGACTCGCCGCCAGGTGATGCGCGCGACCAGGAAGCCGCCGACGAGCAGAACCGCAGCAGTCACCCAGGTCGTCGGCTCGGTCGCGACGAAGGGGACGCCGAGCAGATTGATCGGATCGCCGCCGGAGAAACGTGCGACGGTCTCGATGGTCAGGATGATGCCGAGCGCGAACGCCAGCGTCGGGATCGCGGCGACCAGGTAGGACGGGATCACGGTGCCGAGCGTGCCGGCGCGGAGCAGCGGGCGGTGCTTCATCAGGATGCCGGCGATGCCACCGGGTGCGAACATCACGATGCCGATGAAGATGACGCCGAAATAGAGCTGCCAGACCGAGGTGACGTTGGTCAGCCCGAGCTGCAGATAGGTGACGAGGATGGCGCCGAGGATCGGGCCGAAGAAATAGGCGGTGCCGCCGATGAACGCGGAAAACAGCACCCACGCCGATTGCACCGCGCCGAGATAGGCCGCGTTGGCGATCTCGAAATTGATCGCGGTCAGCCCGCCGGCGACGCCTGCGAAGAAGCCGGCGAACATGTAGGCGAGATAACGCACCACATGCGGATCGTAGCCGATGAACTCGACGCGCTCCGGATTGTCGCGCACCGCGTTGCAGATGCGCCCGAGCGGCGTCCTCGTCAGCGCGTACATCGCGATCGCCGAGACCAGCACCCAGAACGCGATCAAATAGTAGACCTGGATCTGCGGCCCGAAGGTCCAGCCGAACAGCGGCGTCAGCGAGGTGCGGTCGGTGGTGATGCCGGATTCGCCGCCGAACACGCTGCGCAGGATCAGCGACGACGAGGCGACCAGCTCGCCGATGCCGAGCGAGATCATCGCAAACACCGTGCCGGCGCGCTTGGTCATGACCCAGCCGACCAGCAATGCGAAGGCCATGCCACCGATGCCGCCGACCAGCGGGATCACCGGCAGCGGGATCGGCCAGTTGTGGCTCGCGACCGCATTCATGACATGCACGGCGAGGAAGCCGCCGAGGCCGTATTGCACGGCGTGTCCGAACGAGAGCAGCCCGGTTTGACCGAGCAGGATGTTGTAGGACAGCGCGAAGATAATCGCGATGCCGATCAGGCTGAACGAGGTCAGCGAGCCGCCCGAGGAGAAGATCATCGGCAGCACGATGAGCCCGATGGCTGCGAGCAGCCAGACGCCATAGAAGCCGAGCGCGCCGCCGGGCTCCTGCTTGGCAGCGGCGATCGAGGGCGTGGGAGCGTTGGTCATGACTCGCGCGTCCCCAACAGGCCCATGGGGCGGAAGATCAGGACCAGCACCAGCAGCAGATAGGGCAGGATCGGCGCGATCTGCGCGATCGTGACGTTCCAGATGTCGGTCAGCGGCGAGGGACCGAGGCTCGGATCGAGCGGGCCGAACAGGCTGGCGAGCGAGCCGTTGAGCGCGACCGCAAAGGTCTGGATCAGCCCGATCAGGAGCGAAGCGATGAAGGCGCCGGGCAGCGAGCCGAGGCCGCCGAACACGATGACGACGAACAGGATCGGGCCGAGCAGCGCGGCCATGTCGGATTGCGTCACCAGCGAGGGACCGGCGATGACGCCGGCGAGACCCGCCAGCGCGCTGCCGACGCCGAACACCAGCATGAACACGCGGCCGACATTGTGGCCGAGATGGCCGACCATGCTCGGATGG
This Bradyrhizobium sp. CCBAU 53421 DNA region includes the following protein-coding sequences:
- a CDS encoding ABC transporter ATP-binding protein, producing the protein MSAIRFDDVWKEYGDHIVLERITMEVEPRAFIALVGPSGCGKTTLLRMLLGEEQPSRGQILVDGKPLPAEPDADRGVVFQRYSVFPHLTVLQNVMLGRELRDARFTARLFGAARRAATDDAMKLLAEVGLAGQEGKYPSALSGGMQQRLALAQAIMREPKILLLDEPFGALDPGIRADIHLLMKRLWNETHLTVVMVTHDLSEAFGLATRVIALERQRNRPEERERYGATVSRDLEIFPRRSAELRSSVQPAPIGTTRSGKEHQPGRPGALVLKEQP
- a CDS encoding GNAT family N-acetyltransferase translates to MQFADSHAALATDRILLTRIRGSAISRVKPLGDSGTLRPLDRCGSGQAVAARVAATLSCANDTAAFAIEDAGSGEIIGLTAVAALEPDEKRATLAPIWSSGRLDEALLMSHVAHLMTRYAFEVLAVERAEVHLDWRLRRTLELYTGLGFRCEGRLRAYFACDQGPSADAAVLSVIRSGWPAAAERQRRLLASEAWRCRLPSDRPP
- a CDS encoding urea amidolyase associated protein UAAP1 — translated: MILTEEQKAEIAAHTRRYNELKAAGQEHAPRALPQPTSRDAAPIAADAIIHREVIPAGWYWTTRLNRGEALRIVNSSGTSTVSLLAWNAADPTERLNHADTIKVQWAARLQKGRVLLSDMGRALLGITEDTSAAHDAVVGGSSAATNLAKYGDGDFRNTRDNFILAAAKLGLDRRDVHPCVSFFAPVAIDEDGRFVWSGARRHKGDFVDLRAEMDLLIALSNCPHPLDPAESYPRTSVEVVRYRAAKLSADDLCRTATAEAIRAYQNNALYFGEMSEGAVR
- a CDS encoding LysR family transcriptional regulator is translated as MSLNPRHVDLFREVVRHNGITKAALSLRIGQPFVSRAIARLEREIGFALFERGRGGVTLTPEGEIFLHEVKRNQAGLEYLARAARGIRARGSGTLRIACLPAFTYSLMPRIVSAFSRKNPGIMLSVAVHSPERVWSLVAAGQCDVGLARPQSGFAAVDDELLMTTDAICVLPRQHRLKSKRLIRPKDLHGEAMIAPAPGAPHRTRLERAFEDAGAEVRTVAEIQYSMQRCALVAQGLGFSIVDPVVARDFASARIVLKPFTPRLELTTVLLFPSQRPRSRLALEFCDLVRAETAEYRKPARAPA
- a CDS encoding urea amidolyase associated protein UAAP2, yielding MTTQPAQTRGRIVLDVEIPARKPWSAIIRKGQTLRIADTHGQQAVDTLFYRADDYQERYSGQDTLRAQGSAYVGLGTRIMSNEGRVMLRVTADSCGLHDTSAGACSCESNTVRFGHQTRYQHACRENFVIEAAKYGMSKRDIVPNLNFFMNVPIDAAGNFTVVDGVSKPGDAIELVAEMDVLCLISNCPQINNPCNGFFPTPVQVTIFDVAIFEPEA
- a CDS encoding ABC transporter ATP-binding protein codes for the protein MLEVRNLHAYYGKSHILQGVNLDIAAGEVVSLLGRNGVGRSTTVKAIMGEVPPQGTIRFKGKDIVGLPSHKIARLGLGYVPEHRDIFPSLTVRQNLILGIKDPRRPGKWRLQEMLDMFPNLARRADTPAGVLSGGEKQMLTTCRTLLGDPELMMIDEPTEGLAPLIVQQVGELIARIAKAGVAILLVEQKLSIAMKISNRVYIMGHGRVVFEGTPDQLKANAAVREEWLEV
- a CDS encoding ABC transporter permease, coding for MRLVNIRPGRQTRFYLLALPFLLVAIAYFAGSSARLAQNPNDKLLPALPSMVQAVKQMAFEVDPRTGSYLMLSDTVASLGRLGAALAISTVAALVLGIVIGLLPGANALLGPFVSVTSMVPPLALLPILFIVMGLGENSKIALIVIGTLPCMIRDLAMKVQELPREQIVKAQTLGASTWQIALRVAMPQTLPRLIDVLRLQLGPAWLFLIAAEAIASDSGLGYRIFLVRRYLAMDVIIPYVAWITLLAFLIDVGLRVMQRRLFPWFASVRAE
- a CDS encoding ABC transporter ATP-binding protein, with the protein product MTAAIQVNAVEKSFGNVQIIRDLNLSVAKGERHAIIGPNGAGKSTTFNLISGHIKPTSGEIRLNGEVTSGLRPFEINRRGLSRSFQVTNVFARMTVWENVRCAVLWATGHRYAFWKNVDALPEVKQRTAQILDDIHLSHRRDVPAGLLTYAEQRELEIGITIAGGANVIMLDEPTAGMSHAETERAVALIRRLTEGRTLVIVEHDMSVVFGLADRISVLVYGHIIASGTPEEIRGNPKVKEAYLGEEVD
- the uca gene encoding urea carboxylase produces the protein MFSKVLIANRGEIAGRIGRTLRRMGISSVAVYSDADRFTRPVLDADEAVRIGPAPAAESYLNVDAIMAACLATGAQAVHPGYGFLSETRRFAERLAEHGIRFIGPRPEHLDAFGLKHRAREIAERSGVPLLPGSGLLETIDEAVREAERIGFPVMLKSTAGGGGIGMQLCHDMATLRERFESVQRTARASFGDARVYLERFVARARHIEVQIFGNGKGEVIALGERDCSLQRRNQKVFEETPAPGLSAGIRSRLHAAAVSLGKAVAYESAGTVEFIYDVEREDFYFLEVNTRLQVEHPVTEQVTGVDLVEWMIRQAAGEDVLGHAGAIAPKGAAIEVRLYAENPGAGFRPSAGRLTQVSFSGDARIDGWIETGTEVSPFYDPMLAKIIVSAETREAAIAKLTQALDDTVVAGIEANLDYLRAIAVSDVFRSGQVATSVLGAFAYRPRTIDVVAPGAQSGVQELPGRLHLWHVGVPPSGPMDERSFRLANRVVGNPEVTTALELTVNGPTLRFNTDAIVAFSGARMKASLDGAEVAYDEPVKIRAGQTLVIGSIKGPGQRTYLAVRGGIDVPEILGSRAVFALGAFGGHATGSLKAGDVLHIGAKTQGLAAPRRATEDERPQLTSAWQIGVVYGPHGAPDFFLDDDIEALFASSYEVHFNSARTGVRLIGPKPRWARADGGEAGLHPSNIHDNAYAVGSIDFTGDMPIILGPDGPSLGGFVCPAVVARDELWKVGQLRPGDTVRFVPVKRDDPVAGPTVLRAPELGAAIVGRNDDGPIPVVYRRAGDDNLLVEYGPMELDIALRLRVHVLAQALEDAKLGGLIDLTPGIRSLQIHYDGTALSRTRLLDVLRRIERELPDVDAMRVPSRTVHLPLSWRDPQAELAMRKYQELVRADAPWCPSNVEFIRRINGLGSEEDVRRIVFDADYFVLGLGDVYLGAPVATPLDPRHRLVTTKYNPARTWTPENAVGIGGAYMCIYGMEGPGGYQLFGRTIQVWNTWRTTRVFEPGHPWLLRFFDKIRFFPVDADELLDARAAFPHGQYDIRIEEGEFSYADYAKSLAVARPSIAAFKATQQAAFDAERQRWRAMKLDETPAESIDAGVAATGIPDGQVGAFSEVPGNIWKILVEEGANVAAGDVLAIIESMKMEISVHAPSAGKIASVPVKPGQTLRAGDVVALIRPE